A stretch of Prunus dulcis chromosome 6, ALMONDv2, whole genome shotgun sequence DNA encodes these proteins:
- the LOC117630902 gene encoding uncharacterized protein LOC117630902, with translation MTRNSSFESPPSTRPLPREKRRVGEVAGGAAAECAAVCCCCPCSVMNLLILTVYKVPKGLCRKAWANTKKKRRCAAQKKGLLQPRPKGLAGGVLFRDDMDANRDADDGGDEKKSDAESEGADLLEKEMWARFYGAGFWRSASQREL, from the coding sequence ATGACTCGGAACTCCTCGTTTGAATCGCCGCCGTCGACTCGGCCGTTACCTCGCGAGAAGCGCCGAGTCGGCGAAGTCGCCGGCGGCGCGGCAGCGGAGTGCGCAGCGGTGTGCTGCTGCTGTCCCTGCAGCGTGATGAATCTGCTGATACTGACGGTGTACAAGGTCCCAAAGGGGCTGTGCAGGAAGGCCTGGGCCAATACCAAGAAGAAGCGGCGGTGCGCTGCTCAGAAGAAGGGGCTGCTGCAGCCCAGGCCTAAAGGGCTCGCCGGCGGCGTCCTCTTCAGAGATGACATGGACGCCAATAGAGACGCCGACGACGGCGGCGATGAGAAGAAGAGCGACGCGGAATCGGAGGGCGCAGATTTGCTGGAGAAGGAGATGTGGGCCCGCTTTTACGGGGCTGGCTTTTGGAGAAGTGCTTCTCAGAGAGAATTATGA